From Leptolyngbya iicbica LK, a single genomic window includes:
- a CDS encoding DUF6325 family protein produces the protein MSLGPVEMLLVKFPGNQFTGEIVPALQELVDNNTVRILDLLFIKKDADGSLTIIEVDEVDEDEVYDAFDPLVPEVNGFLAESDAITLAQSLEPNSSAALLLFENVWATRFRDAIVNANGQVLLSERIPHRVIEALSTEQPEAIA, from the coding sequence ATGTCCCTTGGCCCCGTCGAAATGTTGCTGGTGAAATTTCCTGGCAACCAGTTCACTGGCGAAATTGTGCCGGCTTTACAAGAACTGGTGGATAACAATACTGTCCGCATTCTTGATCTGTTGTTTATCAAAAAAGACGCGGATGGCAGTTTGACCATTATCGAAGTGGACGAAGTGGATGAAGACGAGGTGTACGATGCCTTTGACCCGTTAGTCCCTGAGGTCAATGGATTTTTGGCAGAAAGCGACGCCATTACCCTGGCGCAATCCTTGGAACCCAATTCCTCTGCGGCCCTGCTACTGTTTGAAAATGTTTGGGCTACCCGCTTCCGGGATGCGATCGTCAACGCTAATGGACAAGTACTGCTGAGTGAGCGCATCCCTCACCGCGTCATTGAAGCCCTGAGCACCGAGCAGCCAGAAGCGATCGCTTAA
- a CDS encoding SHOCT domain-containing protein: MARTAVISGTATATSRAVGGAMNNRAQTAQQQQVANNAAMQSQIELEQMRAEMAAMQAQQAMAATPMPAAAAPATGSDDLLGQLQKLTDLKTAGALTDEEFQLAKAKLLAG; this comes from the coding sequence ATGGCTCGCACTGCCGTGATTTCGGGTACAGCGACGGCCACTTCGCGAGCGGTGGGCGGCGCGATGAATAACCGTGCCCAAACCGCCCAGCAGCAACAGGTTGCCAATAACGCTGCCATGCAGTCGCAAATTGAACTGGAGCAAATGCGCGCTGAAATGGCGGCGATGCAAGCTCAGCAGGCGATGGCGGCAACACCGATGCCCGCAGCGGCAGCCCCGGCGACGGGCAGTGATGACTTATTGGGACAATTGCAAAAGCTCACCGATCTCAAAACCGCTGGAGCCCTAACGGATGAGGAGTTTCAGCTCGCTAAGGCCAAATTGTTGGC